One window of Phycisphaeraceae bacterium genomic DNA carries:
- a CDS encoding antitoxin — protein sequence MNRLTSYRATSLVLAVTGLCAVMLAGCSSSPENKAEQKAERASNRTESKVDQKIDQKTDNVIDKGIDKVFNW from the coding sequence ATGAATCGTCTGACTTCATATCGTGCAACTTCATTGGTGCTGGCGGTAACTGGTCTGTGTGCAGTGATGCTAGCTGGCTGCTCATCATCACCTGAGAACAAAGCAGAACAGAAAGCAGAGCGTGCATCGAATCGAACTGAGAGCAAGGTTGATCAGAAGATTGACCAGAAGACCGACAACGTGATTGACAAGGGTATCGACAAAGTGTTCAACTGGTAA
- a CDS encoding LURP-one-related family protein, whose amino-acid sequence MRYVMKQKLFAWGDDFLIKGELGQSLYFVDGKVFTFGDRLSFQDMDGNQLAFIYQKLLSIGPTYEIYREGQLAAVVRKKLFTLFKCVFTIDEPGPNDPVAEGDFLHQEYVISRHGKTIATISKRWFTMTDTYGVEIVDTEDQILLLACTVVIDMACHNARKHA is encoded by the coding sequence ATGCGGTACGTAATGAAACAGAAACTCTTCGCGTGGGGCGATGATTTTCTTATCAAGGGAGAGCTTGGTCAGAGCTTGTACTTTGTTGATGGCAAGGTGTTCACATTCGGGGACAGGCTTTCATTTCAGGATATGGATGGCAATCAGCTTGCATTCATCTATCAAAAACTGCTCTCGATTGGTCCGACATATGAGATTTATCGTGAAGGACAACTCGCAGCTGTCGTAAGAAAGAAGCTGTTCACCTTGTTCAAGTGCGTTTTCACAATCGATGAGCCCGGGCCAAACGATCCCGTGGCGGAAGGGGATTTTCTGCACCAAGAGTATGTCATTTCGCGTCACGGCAAGACCATTGCCACAATCTCAAAGCGATGGTTTACTATGACCGATACGTATGGCGTGGAAATCGTTGATACCGAAGATCAGATTCTGTTGCTTGCCTGCACAGTTGTGATTGACATGGCATGCCACAACGCACGCAAGCACGCTTGA